A single region of the Rhodohalobacter sp. 614A genome encodes:
- a CDS encoding glycerol-3-phosphate dehydrogenase/oxidase: MLLNREEMLKTAKEKAGYFDVIIIGGGATGLGVAVDSATRGYSTLLLEQHDFSKGTSSRSTKLVHGGVRYLQQGNVSLVLEALRERGLLIQNAPHLVHNQSFIVPNYDWWEGPFYGVGMKVYDMLAGKLGLGPSKHLDLEETIERLPTLERDGLRGGVIYYDGQFDDSRLAINLVQTAADHDATLINYAKVTGLLKSNSMVDGVKVEDQLTGENFEINGRVVVNATGVFTDGILKMDNPDAGNIIAPSQGVHLVIDKEFSPGESAIMVPHTDDGRVLFAVPWNGKIVIGTTDTLVDEPSLEPKAQEDEIEFILKHASQYLTGNPTRKDVRSVFAGLRPLVKAGDGKDTASISRDHSLMISDSGLVTIAGGKWTTYRKMAQDTVDQAATVAGLNVQECVTEHLRIHGWLKNIDPDDPLHHYGSDRVEINKLIKENVELGKKLHERLPYLKAEVVWGVRNEMAMTVEDILARRTRALLLDAKASVAMVPEVARLMAEEMGHDQAWIDEQIEMYQEIAASYILSE; this comes from the coding sequence ATGCTCCTAAACAGAGAAGAAATGTTAAAAACCGCCAAAGAAAAGGCGGGATATTTTGATGTAATTATAATTGGTGGTGGCGCAACAGGCCTTGGTGTTGCTGTGGATTCTGCCACACGAGGCTACAGCACTTTGCTGCTTGAACAGCACGATTTCTCAAAAGGAACATCCAGCCGTTCTACAAAATTGGTCCACGGTGGAGTTCGCTATTTACAGCAGGGAAATGTTTCTTTGGTTCTGGAAGCTCTCCGCGAAAGAGGACTACTGATTCAAAACGCACCTCATCTCGTTCATAATCAATCCTTTATTGTACCTAATTACGACTGGTGGGAAGGTCCTTTTTATGGAGTGGGCATGAAAGTGTACGATATGCTGGCAGGCAAACTTGGCCTCGGTCCATCTAAACATTTGGATCTCGAAGAAACCATTGAGCGTCTTCCCACTCTTGAACGTGACGGCTTGCGAGGTGGCGTCATCTACTACGATGGTCAATTTGACGATTCCCGTCTTGCCATAAACCTGGTGCAAACTGCCGCTGATCATGATGCGACTCTCATTAATTATGCAAAAGTCACCGGCCTTCTAAAATCCAACAGCATGGTAGATGGAGTTAAAGTTGAGGATCAACTCACCGGAGAAAACTTCGAAATTAACGGCCGGGTTGTGGTGAATGCAACAGGCGTATTTACAGACGGAATTCTCAAAATGGATAATCCGGATGCCGGCAATATTATTGCACCCAGCCAGGGTGTGCACCTGGTAATCGACAAGGAGTTTTCTCCGGGCGAATCTGCTATTATGGTTCCTCATACGGATGATGGACGAGTTCTTTTCGCCGTTCCATGGAATGGAAAAATCGTAATTGGTACTACCGATACGCTTGTTGATGAACCATCACTGGAACCCAAAGCCCAGGAAGATGAAATCGAGTTTATTCTGAAACATGCCTCTCAATATCTCACTGGAAATCCCACCCGAAAAGACGTTCGCAGTGTTTTCGCAGGATTGCGTCCGCTTGTAAAAGCAGGTGACGGTAAAGACACAGCCTCCATTTCCCGGGACCATTCTTTGATGATTTCTGATTCCGGATTGGTAACGATTGCCGGAGGTAAATGGACCACCTATCGTAAAATGGCCCAAGACACCGTTGACCAAGCTGCAACTGTGGCCGGATTAAACGTACAGGAATGTGTTACGGAGCATCTTCGAATTCACGGCTGGCTCAAAAATATTGATCCGGATGATCCGCTTCATCACTATGGATCGGATCGCGTGGAAATCAACAAGCTCATCAAAGAAAATGTAGAACTTGGCAAAAAACTTCATGAGCGATTGCCCTATTTAAAAGCAGAAGTTGTGTGGGGCGTTAGAAATGAAATGGCAATGACGGTTGAGGATATTCTTGCCCGAAGAACACGCGCGCTCCTTCTCGATGCAAAAGCCAGTGTAGCAATGGTTCCTGAAGTTGCCAGACTAATGGCAGAAGAAATGGGACATGATCAAGCCTGGATTGATGAACAGATAGAAATGTACCAGGAAATTGCCGCATCTTACATCTTATCAGAATGA
- the glpK gene encoding glycerol kinase GlpK — protein sequence MAKQFILALDQGTTSSRAIVFNHKGEIVSTAQKEFKQIYPEAGWVEHDGTEIWSTQAGVATEAITSAGISGSSIAAIGITNQRETTMIWDRKTGKPVYNAIVWQDRRTSEFCDQLKNDGYAGKIQEKTGLVIDSYFSGTKIKWILDNVDGVRQRAENGELAFGTMDTWLIWNFTNGETHVTDVSNASRTMIFNIHEMQWDKELLEILDIPESLLPEVKSSSEEYAKTNSTVLNAKVPIAGIAGDQQAALFGQRCIEKGMVKNTYGTGCFMMMNTGEKPIKSENNLLTTVAWKVDGKVEYALEGSIFIAGAVVQWLRDELGLIRKSADVEKLASSVEDNDGVYLVPAFAGLGAPHWDQHARGTIVGLTRGSNSGHIARAALEGIAYQAMDVLKAMRSDSGIDIKELRVDGGATANDLLMQFQADILQSPVIRPKILETTALGAAYLAGLAVGFWKNHEEINEQWKEDHRFDAKMDKDKADDLIAGWKKALKATRAWSEKLDFDV from the coding sequence AAAGAGTTTAAACAAATTTATCCGGAAGCCGGGTGGGTTGAACACGACGGAACAGAAATTTGGTCGACCCAGGCGGGGGTTGCTACCGAAGCCATAACCAGTGCCGGGATTAGCGGTTCAAGCATAGCCGCCATCGGAATTACCAATCAACGGGAAACTACGATGATATGGGACCGAAAAACCGGGAAACCTGTATATAACGCCATCGTTTGGCAAGACCGGCGGACATCAGAGTTTTGTGATCAACTGAAAAATGACGGATATGCCGGCAAAATCCAGGAGAAAACAGGATTGGTGATCGATTCCTATTTCTCGGGCACAAAGATTAAGTGGATTCTGGATAATGTTGATGGAGTCAGACAACGGGCGGAAAACGGAGAGCTGGCGTTTGGAACGATGGACACGTGGCTGATCTGGAATTTTACAAATGGAGAAACCCATGTAACGGATGTATCCAATGCCTCCCGAACCATGATTTTTAACATCCATGAGATGCAGTGGGATAAAGAACTGCTTGAAATCCTGGATATTCCCGAAAGCTTGCTGCCCGAAGTAAAATCATCCAGCGAAGAATATGCAAAAACCAATTCCACAGTGCTGAACGCCAAGGTTCCGATCGCCGGAATTGCGGGAGATCAACAAGCGGCTCTTTTTGGCCAGCGATGTATTGAAAAAGGAATGGTAAAGAATACCTATGGCACAGGCTGTTTTATGATGATGAATACCGGTGAGAAGCCTATCAAATCTGAAAATAACCTGTTAACCACAGTTGCCTGGAAAGTAGATGGAAAGGTTGAATACGCCCTGGAAGGAAGTATTTTCATCGCCGGAGCAGTTGTACAATGGCTTCGGGATGAATTGGGATTGATTCGAAAATCGGCTGATGTAGAAAAACTCGCTTCCTCTGTGGAAGACAACGATGGCGTATATCTTGTGCCTGCATTTGCCGGACTGGGTGCACCCCATTGGGATCAACATGCACGGGGTACAATTGTGGGATTAACCCGTGGATCGAATTCGGGCCACATTGCACGTGCCGCTCTTGAAGGAATTGCCTACCAGGCAATGGATGTTTTGAAAGCGATGCGTTCGGACTCCGGGATTGATATCAAAGAATTACGGGTTGATGGCGGAGCTACAGCCAATGATCTTCTGATGCAATTCCAGGCAGATATCCTGCAGTCTCCGGTAATTCGCCCCAAAATTTTGGAAACCACTGCTCTTGGTGCGGCTTACCTCGCCGGGCTGGCCGTTGGTTTCTGGAAAAATCATGAAGAAATAAATGAACAGTGGAAAGAAGATCATCGTTTTGATGCGAAGATGGATAAAGATAAAGCCGATGACTTAATTGCCGGGTGGAAAAAAGCGCTGAAGGCCACCCGGGCATGGTCCGAAAAACTGGACTTTGATGTTTAG